A genomic window from Gossypium hirsutum isolate 1008001.06 chromosome D10, Gossypium_hirsutum_v2.1, whole genome shotgun sequence includes:
- the LOC107935324 gene encoding disease resistance protein RPP8, translated as MEEAIVSLAVERISDLLIHEAVFLKDVKDQVESLRAELTRMQCFLKDADSKFEQDAHFQNRVWEIRDLAYDAEDAIDSFILKAAHQRGFHGIVKRFTSIFTKPYHLHKIGVQVKAIKTKLQNISENLPAFEIPDDGEGSSSIFKVQQQFRRTYSHVEEEDVVSLEVSTKDVMTMLMFEEDRPHAVVSIVGMGGLGKTTLARKVYNHVDVRHHFDFLAWFSISQQCKPREVWLSVLKKVLSPSNDEKVLSPSNDEREKIEKMDEIELRRTLFDALKEKRYLVVLDDIWRSEDWDILKPAFPRGRKGSKILFTTRIKNVASRADPWSTPVELSLLTDDESWNLLCRKAFPRSKMASQCCSEEFVKLGKEMVKKCGGLPLAIVVLGCLLATKQSVAQWEMVHKNIHGHLNELPHQDRQYGAVNRILVSSYNDLPYPLKPCFLYLSHYPEDREIPKKELIRLWIAEGFIPENEEFLMEDLGEKFLEELIDRSLVQVSRRDYTGTNVETCRVHDLLRDLCTKKAREEKFLEIIQQPLYELEVTLAESMLRRISIHPRHSKVYLKGEHPKLRSLLFSQNVRLVELCISKYKSFKFLRVLTLAKRGNKWWHVSTEIGNLQHLRYLKLYYNDKMILPRSIGRLKNLYTLYIKFCYDIVIPDGVFKLERLRHIVIKSRKYSSSGFRWRQGFTSKNIETLKFIEVDGKPVENNAVLRWTNIQSLGIAFTRAKYVKLTLTLLTKLQRLRSVSLKFSDSSNLDLEPLSQYYHLSKLKLVGGIEDEPHPNGHVLKFLPSNIVKLTLVDCELSQDPLAVLEKLCHLRILYLKEAYIGSKMACSANGFPVARKRVLEEWEIEEGSMPCLRELELVNVESLRMFPEGLRYITTLQELNLRGLPSSLEERIEVIDGREGEDFYKVRHIPSIHII; from the coding sequence ATGGAAGAGGCTATTGTGTCCTTAGCTGTTGAAAGAATTTCAGATCTACTCATCCATGAAGCTGTTTTCCTCAAAGATGTGAAAGATCAAGTTGAGAGCCTAAGGGCTGAACTGACGCGAATGCAGTGTTTCTTGAAGGACGCGGATAGCAAGTTTGAACAGGATGCGCATTTCCAGAATCGGGTGTGGGAAATCAGAGATCTTGCTTATGATGCTGAAGATGCCATCGACTCTTTTATTCTTAAAGCAGCACACCAACGAGGTTTTCATGGGATTGTCAAGAGATTCACCTCCATTTTCACCAAACCTTATCATCTGCACAAAATCGGGGTGCAGGTCAAAGCAATCAAGACCAAGCTCCAAAACATTTCCGAGAATCTTCCAGCTTTTGAAATACCCGATGATGGAGAAGGCTCTAGCTCAATTTTCAAGGTGCAGCAACAGTTTAGAAGGACATACTCACATGTCGAGGAAGAGGATGTTGTTAGCTTGGAAGTTAGCACGAAGGATGTCATGACCATGTTGATGTTTGAAGAAGATAGACCCCACGCCGTGGTTTCCATAGTCGGCATGGGAGGCCTCGGTAAGACTACTCTTGCCAGAAAAGTATATAATCATGTTGATGTGAGACACCATTTTGATTTCTTGGCTTGGTTTTCTATCTCACAACAATGTAAGCCGAGAGAAGTTTGGCTTAGTGTCTTGAAGAAAGTTCTCTCTCCTTCTAACGATGAAAAAGTTCTCTCTCCTTCTAACGATGAAAGAGAGAAAATTGAGAAAATGGACGAGATTGAGCTGAGGAGAACGCTTTTTGATGCTTTGAAAGAAAAGCGGTATTTGGTGGTCCTCGATGATATTTGGAGAAGTGAGGACTGGGATATTCTTAAACCTGCTTTTCCACGAGGAAGAAAGGGAAGCAAAATTTTGTTCACAACACGAATAAAAAATGTGGCTTCACGTGCCGATCCTTGGAGCACTCCCGTGGAGCTCTCACTTCTTACAGATGATGAAAGTTGGAATCTTTTGTGTAGGAAAGCATTCCCACGGAGCAAAATGGCTTCTCAATGCTGCTCAGAAGAATTTGTGAAGCTTGGAAAAGAGATGGTGAAAAAATGTGGAGGCTTGCCTTTAGCAATTGTTGTGTTGGGTTGCTTGCTGGCAACAAAACAGTCAGTGGCTCAATGGGAGATGGTTCATAAAAACATCCATGGACACTTAAATGAGCTCCCACATCAAGATCGTCAATATGGGGCAGTGAACAGAATTTTGGTTTCAAGCTACAATGACTTGCCTTATCCTTTAAAACCATGCTTTTTGTATCTTAGTCATTATCCAGAAGATAGGGAGATACCGAAAAAGGAACTCATTCGTTTATGGATCGCTGAAGGTTTCATTCCGGAAAATGAAGAATTCTTGATGGAGGATTTAGGCGAAAAATTCCTAGAAGAGCTTATAGATAGGAGCTTGGTTCAAGTTAGCAGGCGAGACTATACAGGAACAAATGTGGAGACATGTCGAGTGCATGATCTCTTGAGGGACTTGTGCACGAAGAAAGCAAGAGAGGAGAAGTTCTTGGAAATTATTCAACAACCACTGTATGAACTTGAAGTGACATTGGCAGAATCTATGCTACGAAGAATTTCTATTCATCCTAGACATTCGAAAGTTTATTTGAAGGGAGAGCATCCAAAATTACGCTCTTTGTTGTTTTCTCAGAATGTGAGATTGGTAGAATTATGCATTTCAAAATACAAAAGCTTCAAATTTTTAAGGGTGTTGACTCTTGCAAAAAGGGGCAATAAGTGGTGGCATGTGTCGACTGAAATTGGTAATCTCCAACATTTGAGATACTTGAAGTTATACTACAATGACAAAATGATTTTGCCGCGATCTATTGGCAGGTTGAAGAATCTGTACACTTTGTACATCAAGTTTTGTTATGACATTGTAATTCCAGATGGTGTGTTTAAGTTAGAACGTTTAAGGCATATTGTAATAAAGTCTAGGAAATATTCCTCATCTGGATTTCGTTGGCGGCAAGGGTTCACTTCAAAAAATATTGAAACTTTGAAGTTCATAGAGGTGGATGGGAAGCCGGTTGAAAATAATGCGGTGCTTAGGTGGACTAATATTCAGAGTTTAGGAATAGCATTTACCAGAGCAAAATATGTGAAGCTTACCCTAACCTTGCTAACCAAATTGCAACGCCTTAGGTCAGTGTCCTTGAAATTTTCTGATAGCTCAAACCTAGACTTAGAACCCCTTTCTCAATATTATCACCTCTCCAAACTGAAATTAGTGGGTGGGATAGAAGATGAGCCACATCCGAACGGTCATGTTTTGAAATTTCTTCCATCAAATATTGTCAAATTAACTTTGGTTGACTGTGAGCTGAGCCAAGATCCATTGGCGGTATTAGAAAAGCTATGTCATTTGAGGATTCTCTATTTGAAGGAAGCATATATTGGGAGTAAAATGGCGTGCTCTGCAAATGGATTTcctgttgcgcggaagcgtgtg
- the LOC107935326 gene encoding disease resistance protein RPP8 isoform X2 has product MEEAIVSLAVERISDLLIHEAVFLKDVKDQVESLRAELKRTQCFLKDADRNLEQDARLQNRVSEIRDLAYDAEDVIDSFILKAAYQRDSHGIVKRFTSIFTKPYHLHKIGVQVKAIKTELQNISENLPAFEIPGDGEGSSSIFKVQQRLRRAYSHVEEEDVVSLEVSTKDVMTKLMTEEDRPHAVVSIVGMGGLRKTTLARKVYNHVDVRRHFDFLAWFSISQQCKPREVLLSVLKKVLSPSNNDREKIEKMDEIELTRTLFDALKEKRYLVVLDDIWRSEDWDILKPAFPRGRKGSKILFTTRNRNVASRADSCNTPIELSFLTDDESWNLLCKKAFPRSKMGSQCCSEEFVKLGKEMVKKCGGLPLAIVVLGCLLATKQSVAQWEMVHKNIHGHLNELPHQDRQYGAVNRILVSSYNDLPYPLKPCFLYLSHYPEDWEIPKKELIRLWIAEGFIPENEEFLMEDLGEKFLEELIDRSLVQVSRRDYTGTNVKTCRVHDLLRDLCMKKAREEKFLEIIQQPLHELEVTLAESMLRRISIHPSKSKVYLKGKHPKLRSLLFSHSEKLVELCISKYKSFKILRVLTLAKRSNYGWHVSTEIGNLQHLRYLKFYYNNKVILPGSIGRLKNLYTLYIKFCDDIVIPDGVFKLERLRHIVIKSVGKFHVDGFRWRQGFTSKNIETLKFIVVDEKAAENNAVLRWTNIQSLGIEFTRAEYVKPTLILLAKLQRLRSVSLCFFYCSHLDLEPLSQYYHLSKLKLLGPIKEEPHPNGHVLKFLPLNIVKLTLFDCGLRQDPMAVLEKLCHLRILFLKGAYIGSKMVCSANGFPKLDYLLIMLIMLEEWEIEEGAMPCLRELTLANVESLRMLPEGLRYMTTLQKLNLIGISSSLKERIKVIDGREGEEFYKVRHIPFIRHFLMPK; this is encoded by the exons ATGGAAGAGGCTATTGTGTCCTTAGCTGTTGAAAGAATTTCagatttactcatccatgaagcTGTTTTCCTCAAAGATGTGAAAGATCAAGTTGAGAGCCTAAGGGCTGAACTGAAGCGAACGCAGTGTTTCTTGAAGGACGCGGATCGCAATCTTGAACAAGATGCGCGTTTACAGAATCGGGTGTCGGAAATCAGAGATCTTGCTTATGATGCTGAAGATGTCATCGACTCTTTTATTCTTAAAGCAGCATATCAACGAGATTCTCATGGGATTGTCAAGAGGTTCACCTCCATTTTCACCAAACCTTATCATCTGCACAAAATCGGGGTGCAGGTCAAAGCAATCAAGACCGAGCTCCAAAACATTTCCGAGAATCTTCCAGCTTTTGAGATACCCGGTGATGGAGAAGGCTCTAGCTCAATTTTCAAGGTGCAGCAACGGTTAAGAAGGGCATACTCACATGTCGAGGAAGAGGACGTTGTTAGCTTGGAGGTTAGCACCAAGGATGTCATGACCAAATTGATGACTGAAGAAGATAGACCCCACGCCGTAGTTTCCATAGTCGGCATGGGGGGCCTCCGTAAGACTACTCTTGCCAGAAAAGTATATAATCATGTTGATGTGAGACGCCATTTTGATTTCTTGGCTTGGTTTTCTATCTCTCAACAATGTAAGCCGAGAGAGGTTTTGCTTAGTGTCTTGAAGAAAGTTCTCTCTCCTTCTAACAATGATAGGGAGAAAATTGAGAAAATGGACGAGATTGAGCTGACGAGAACGCTTTTTGATGCTTTGAAAGAAAAGCGGTATTTGGTGGTCCTCGATGATATTTGGAGAAGCGAGGATTGGGATATTCTTAAACCTGCTTTTCCACGAGGAAGAAAGGGAAGCAAAATATTGTTCACAACACGCAACAGGAATGTGGCTTCACGAGCCGATTCTTGCAACACTCCCATCGAGCTCTCATTTCTTACGGATGATGAAAGTTGGAATCTTCTGTGTAAGAAAGCATTCCCACGGAGCAAAATGGGTTCTCAATGCTGCTCAGAAGAATTTGTGAAGCTTGGAAAAGAGATGGTGAAAAAATGTGGAGGCTTGCCTTTAGCAATTGTTGTGTTGGGTTGCTTGCTGGCAACAAAACAGTCAGTGGCTCAGTGGGAGATGGTTCATAAAAACATCCATGGACACTTAAATGAGCTCCCACACCAAGATCGTCAATATGGTGCAGTGAACCGAATTTTGGTTTCAAGCTACAATGACTTGCCTTATCCTTTAAAACCCTGCTTTTTGTATCTTAGTCATTATCCAGAAGATTGGGAGATACCGAAAAAAGAACTCATTCGTTTATGGATCGCTGAAGGTTTCATTCCGGAAAACGAAGAATTCTTGATGGAGGATTTAGGGGAAAAATTCCTAGAAGAGCTTATAGATAGGAGCTTGGTTCAAGTTAGCAGGCGAGACTATACAGGAACAAATGTGAAGACATGTCGAGTGCATGATCTCTTGAGGGACTTGTGCATGAAGAAAGCAAGAGAAGAGAAGTTCTTGGAAATTATTCAACAACCACTGCATGAACTTGAAGTGACATTGGCAGAATCTATGCTACGAAGGATTTCTATTCATCCTAGTAAATCGAAAGTTTATTTGAAGGGAAAGCATCCAAAATTACGCTCTTTGTTGTTTTCTCATTCCGAGAAATTGGTAGAATTGTGCATTTCAAAATACAAAAGCTTCAAAATTTTAAGGGTGTTGACTCTTGCAAAAAGGAGCAACTACGGGTGGCATGTGTCGACTGAAATTGGTAATCTCCAACATTTGAGATACTTGAAGTTTTACTACAACAACAAAGTGATTTTGCCTGGATCTATTGGCAGGTTGAAGAATCTGTACACTTTATACATCAAGTTTTGTGATGACATTGTAATTCCAGATGGTGTGTTTAAGTTAGAACGTTTAAG GCATATTGTAATAAAATCGGTTGGGAAATTCCACGTAGATGGATTTCGTTGGCGGCAAGGGTTCACTTCAAAAAATATTGAAACTTTGAAGTTCATAGTGGTGGATGAGAAGGCGGCTGAAAATAATGCGGTGCTTAGGTGGACTAATATTCAGAGTTTAGGAATAGAATTTACCAGAGCAGAATATGTGAAGCCTACCCTAATCTTGCTAGCCAAATTGCAACGCCTTAGGTCAGTGtccttatgttttttttattgctCACACCTAGACTTAGAACCCCTTTCTCAATATTATCACCTCTCCAAACTGAAATTACTGGGTCCGATAAAAGAAGAGCCACATCCGAACGGTCATGTTTTGAAATTTCTTCCATTAAATATTGTCAAATTAACTTTGTTTGACTGTGGGCTGAGACAAGATCCAATGGCGGTATTAGAAAAGCTATGTCATTTGAGGATTCTCTTTTTGAAGGGAGCATATATTGGGAGTAAAATGGTGTGCTCTGCAAATGGATTTCCTAAACTTGATTAtcttttaattatgttaattatgtTGGAGGAGTGGGAAATAGAAGAAGGTGCAATGCCATGCCTTCGAGAATTGACGTTGGCCAATGTTGAGAGTTTAAGGATGCTTCCAGAAGGATTGAGATACATGACTACTCTccaaaaattgaatttaataggAATATCTTCGTCATTGAAAGAAAGGATTAAAGTGATAGATGGAAGAGAAGGAGAGGAATTCTATAAAGTGCGCCACATTCCCTTCATCCGACATTTTTTGATGCCAAAATAA
- the LOC107935326 gene encoding disease resistance protein RPP8 isoform X1, with protein MEQAIVSLAVERISDLLIHEAVFLKDVKDQVESLRAELKRMQCFLKDADRNLEQDARFQNRVSEIRNLAYDAEDVIDSFILKAAYQRGFHGIVKRFTSIFTKPYHLHKIGLQLKAIMTKLQNISENLPAFEIPDDGEGSSSIFKVQQQFRRTYSHVEEEDVVSLEVSTKDVMTKLMTEEDRPHAVVSIVGMGGLGKTTLARKVYNHVDVRRHFDFLAWFSISQQCKPREVLLSVLKKVLSPSNNDREKIEKMDEIELTRTLFDALKEKRYLVVLDDIWRSEDWDILKPAFPRGRKGSKILFTTRNRNVASRADSCNTPIELSFLTDDESWNLLCKKAFPRSKMGSQCCSEEFVKLGKEMVKKCGGLPLAIVVLGCLLATKQSVAQWEMVHKNIHGHLNELPHQDRQYGAVNRILVLSYNDLPYPLKPCFLYLSHYPEDWEIPKKELIRLWIAEGFIPKTEEFLMEDLGENFLEELIDRSLVQVSRRDYTGTNVETCRMHDLLRDLCTKKAREEKFLEIIQQPLHEYDVTLAKSMLRRISIHPSERNFVYLKGEHPKLRSLLFSHSEILVELCISKYKSFKFLRVLTLAKRSDCNQPWHVSTEIGNLQHLRYLKFYYNNKVILPRSIGRLKNLYTLYIKFCDDIVIPDGVFKLERLRHIVIKSVGKFHVDGFRWRQGFTSKNIETLKFIVVDEKAAENNAVLRWTNIQSLGIEFTRAEYVKPTLILLAKLQRLRSVSLCFFYCSHLDLEPLSQYYHLSKLKLLGPIKEEPHPNGHVLKFLPLNIVKLTLFDCGLRQDPMAVLEKLCHLRILFLKGAYIGSKMVCSANGFPKLDYLLIMLIMLEEWEIEEGAMPCLRELTLANVESLRMLPEGLRYMTTLQKLNLIGISSSLKERIKVIDGREGEEFYKVRHIPFIRHFLMPK; from the coding sequence ATGGAACAGGCTATTGTGTCCTTAGCTGTTGAAAGAATTTCagatttactcatccatgaagcTGTTTTCCTCAAAGATGTGAAAGATCAAGTTGAGAGCCTAAGGGCTGAACTGAAGCGAATGCAGTGTTTCTTGAAGGACGCGGATCGCAATCTTGAACAAGATGCGCGTTTCCAGAATCGGGTGTCGGAAATCAGAAATCTTGCTTATGATGCTGAAGATGTCATCGACTCTTTTATTCTTAAAGCAGCATATCAACGAGGTTTTCATGGGATTGTCAAGAGATTCACCTCCATTTTCACCAAACCTTATCATCTGCACAAAATCGGGTTGCAGCTCAAAGCAATCATGACCAAGCTCCAAAACATTTCCGAGAATCTTCCAGCTTTTGAAATACCCGATGATGGAGAAGGCTCTAGCTCAATTTTCAAGGTGCAGCAACAGTTTAGAAGGACATACTCACATGTCGAGGAAGAGGACGTTGTTAGCTTGGAGGTTAGCACCAAGGATGTCATGACCAAATTGATGACTGAAGAAGATAGACCCCACGCCGTAGTTTCCATAGTCGGCATGGGGGGCCTCGGTAAGACTACTCTTGCCAGAAAAGTATATAATCATGTTGATGTGAGACGCCATTTTGATTTCTTGGCTTGGTTTTCTATCTCTCAACAATGTAAGCCGAGAGAGGTTTTGCTTAGTGTCTTGAAGAAAGTTCTCTCTCCTTCTAACAATGATAGGGAGAAAATTGAGAAAATGGACGAGATTGAGCTGACGAGAACGCTTTTTGATGCTTTGAAAGAAAAGCGGTATTTGGTGGTCCTCGATGATATTTGGAGAAGCGAGGATTGGGATATTCTTAAACCTGCTTTTCCACGAGGAAGAAAGGGAAGCAAAATATTGTTCACAACACGCAACAGGAATGTGGCTTCACGAGCCGATTCTTGCAACACTCCCATCGAGCTCTCATTTCTTACGGATGATGAAAGTTGGAATCTTTTGTGTAAGAAAGCATTCCCACGGAGCAAAATGGGTTCTCAATGCTGCTCAGAAGAATTTGTGAAGCTTGGAAAAGAGATGGTGAAAAAATGTGGAGGCTTGCCTTTAGCAATTGTTGTGTTGGGTTGCTTGCTGGCAACAAAACAGTCCGTGGCTCAATGGGAGATGGTTCATAAAAACATCCATGGACACTTAAATGAGCTCCCACACCAAGATCGTCAATATGGTGCAGTGAACAGAATTTTGGTTTTAAGCTACAATGACTTGCCTTATCCTTTAAAACCATGCTTTTTGTATCTTAGTCATTATCCAGAAGATTGGGAGATACCTAAAAAAGAACTCATTCGATTATGGATCGCTGAAGGTTTCATTCCGAAAACCGAAGAATTCTTGATGGAGGATTTAGGTGAAAATTTCCTAGAAGAGCTTATAGATAGGAGCTTAGTTCAAGTTAGCAGGCGAGACTATACAGGAACAAATGTCGAGACATGTCGAATGCATGATCTCTTGAGAGACTTATGCACGAAGAAAGCAAGAGAGGAGAAGTTCTTGGAAATTATTCAACAACCACTGCATGAATATGATGTGACATTGGCAAAATCTATGCTACGAAGAATTTCTATTCATCCTAGTGAACGGAATTTTGTTTATTTGAAGGGAGAACATCCAAAATTACGCTCTTTGTTGTTTTCTCATTCTGAGATATTGGTAGAATTGTGCATTTCAAAATACAAAAGCTTCAAATTTTTAAGGGTGTTGACTCTTGCAAAAAGGAGCGACTGCAATCAGCCGTGGCATGTGTCGACTGAAATTGGTAATCTCCAACATTTGAGATACTTGAAGTTTTACTACAATAACAAAGTGATTTTGCCGCGATCTATTGGCAGGTTGAAGAATCTGTACACTTTATACATCAAGTTTTGTGATGACATTGTAATTCCAGATGGTGTGTTTAAGTTAGAACGTTTAAGGCATATTGTAATAAAATCGGTTGGGAAATTCCACGTAGATGGATTTCGTTGGCGGCAAGGGTTCACTTCAAAAAATATTGAAACTTTGAAGTTCATAGTGGTGGATGAGAAGGCGGCTGAAAATAATGCGGTGCTTAGGTGGACTAATATTCAGAGTTTAGGAATAGAATTTACCAGAGCAGAATATGTGAAGCCTACCCTAATCTTGCTAGCCAAATTGCAACGCCTTAGGTCAGTGtccttatgttttttttattgctCACACCTAGACTTAGAACCCCTTTCTCAATATTATCACCTCTCCAAACTGAAATTACTGGGTCCGATAAAAGAAGAGCCACATCCGAACGGTCATGTTTTGAAATTTCTTCCATTAAATATTGTCAAATTAACTTTGTTTGACTGTGGGCTGAGACAAGATCCAATGGCGGTATTAGAAAAGCTATGTCATTTGAGGATTCTCTTTTTGAAGGGAGCATATATTGGGAGTAAAATGGTGTGCTCTGCAAATGGATTTCCTAAACTTGATTAtcttttaattatgttaattatgtTGGAGGAGTGGGAAATAGAAGAAGGTGCAATGCCATGCCTTCGAGAATTGACGTTGGCCAATGTTGAGAGTTTAAGGATGCTTCCAGAAGGATTGAGATACATGACTACTCTccaaaaattgaatttaataggAATATCTTCGTCATTGAAAGAAAGGATTAAAGTGATAGATGGAAGAGAAGGAGAGGAATTCTATAAAGTGCGCCACATTCCCTTCATCCGACATTTTTTGATGCCAAAATAA